In Anolis carolinensis isolate JA03-04 unplaced genomic scaffold, rAnoCar3.1.pri scaffold_14, whole genome shotgun sequence, the following proteins share a genomic window:
- the them4 gene encoding acyl-coenzyme A thioesterase THEM4 codes for MLRNVSRLRKALIQWTIPRHDLCPSPADRVFQSVSIPPVQKAVVRLCHSEKRKDYSLPNSSWSQEMMEHFNKLTEMTKDGTWQRLSSYRNTLEHTPEGLIKQYNLKKDEGTRLFLRNIDEEGKGFEYAMFLNKQEKKLAGVFQFGPYLEGPPGFAHGGSIATVLDTTLGILAMSIAFRVMTANLSINYKSPIPLGSAVMGTSKVDRIEGRKVFVSGVLQSADRKILHAEATGLFIQLPKAPGDDGPSPL; via the exons ATGTTGAGGAACGTCAGCCGACTAAGGAAAGCACTTATCCAATGGACGATCCCAAGACATGATTTGTGTCCATCACCTGCTGATAGGGTCTTCCAAAGCGTCTCCATCCCACCTGTGCAAAAGGCTGTG GTCCGTCTCTGTCATTCTGAAAAGCGGAAGGACTATTCTCTCCCGAACTCAAGCTGGAGCCAAGAAATGATGGAGCACTTCAATAAGCTCACCGAGATGACGAAAGATGGGACGTGGCAGCGGCTGTCTTCGTACCGAAATACTTTGGAACACACTCCAG aggggctGATAAAGCAGTACAACTTGAAGAAAGACGAAGGCACCCGCCTCTTCCTCAGGAACATTGATGAGGAAGGCAAGGGCTTTGAATACGCCATGTTCCTGAACAAGCAGGAGAAAAAACTAGCCGGTGTCTTCCAGTTTGGTCCTTATCTCGAGGGACCTCCAGG TTTCGCGCACGGTGGTTCCATCGCCACGGTTCTGGACACCACCCTCGGGATTTTGGCGATGTCCATCGCTTTCCGGGTAATGACTGCGAACCTCAGCATTAACTATAAAAG tcccatcccccTGGGCTCGGCGGTGATGGGAACCAGCAAAGTGGACCGAATTGAAGGGAGGAAGGTGTTTGTCAGTGGAGTGTTGCAGAGTGCCGACAGGAAGATCCTTCACGCAGAGGCCACAG GTCTGTTTATCCAACTGCCGAAGGCTCCCGGGGATGATGGGCCTTCTCCTCTTTGA
- the s100a10 gene encoding protein S100-A10, with protein MPSQLEHAMETVMLTFHKFAGDKNYLTKDDLRQLMEKEVPGYMENRKDPMAIDRIMKNLEECRDGKITFEGYLSLFAGLTNGCNEYYVKKMKPTGKKY; from the exons ATGCCGTCCCAGCTAGAGCACGCCATGGAAACCGTCATGCTGACGTTTCACAAATTTGCAGGAGACAAAAACTATCTAACCAAAGATGACTTGCGGCAGCTGATGGAGAAGGAGGTCCCAGGGTATATGGAG AACCGGAAAGACCCCATGGCCATCGACCGGATCATGAAGAACTTGGAAGAGTGTCGGGACGGGAAAATCACCTTCGAGGGATACCTCTCCCTGTTCGCCGGGCTCACCAACGGCTGCAACGAGTATTACGTGAAGAAGATGAAGCCCACGGGGAAGAAGTATTGA
- the c2cd4d gene encoding C2 calcium-dependent domain-containing protein 4D: MFPWKKAAKCQPVACPNIITPDRIPPFLIPPNLASIQGRHLCRNQTHKDFAHGDRAEKVSGPLQGASSMPQLSGIPLLPESPHTRRRESLFHNGQTPHRCHFTRFTAPQTHLAPESDTASSTETSPYSSPLLMRSLGALPLCRGYRRRCGSRSTNAGMVSRPSSLSTEETSSTDTSPSFPRRETEPPWGHLTPTSFFPLDWVRCRERLTKEVVLTVSKGGRVRLSSEYLQPQGRLRIRLVSAEAFYPSHCDPRHIHCCVSLRLRPGLRQRQRSAVVKRSRDPIFNEDFFFEGLSVDDLPRLSLRLKVLNKGSGMRRDAVLGECDIPLDSLLP, encoded by the coding sequence ATGTTTCCCTGGAAGAAGGCCGCCAAATGCCAACCAGTGGCTTGCCCCAATATCATCACGCCAGACCGAATCCCCCCGTTCTTGATCCCGCCCAACCTGGCTTCCATTCAAGGCCGGCATCTGTGTAGGAACCAGACCCACAAGGACTTTGCCCATGGGGACCGCGCAGAGAAAGTCAGTGGACCTCTCCAAGGTGCCTCCTCCATGCCTCAGCTCTCCGGCATCCCTCTCCTTCCGGAGAGTCCGCACACTCGCCGCCGAGAGTCTCTTTTCCACAACGGACAGACACCCCACCGGTGCCACTTCACCCGTTTCACGGCTCCACAGACCCATTTGGCCCCGGAGAGTGACACGGCCTCCTCCACGGAGACGTCCCCGTATAGCTCTCCACTACTCATGCGTTCCTTGGGTGCCCTCCCGTTGTGCCGTGGCTACCGCCGGAGGTGTGGGAGCCGTTCAACCAACGCGGGGATGGTTTCTCGGCCAAGTTCGTTGTCCACGGAGGAGACCAGCTCCACAGATACGAGCCCCAGCTTCCCCCGTCGGGAAACAGAGCCTCCCTGGGGCCACTTGACTCCGACGTCCTTCTTCCCGCTGGACTGGGTCCGCTGCCGCGAGAGGCTCACCAAGGAGGTGGTGCTAACGGTGAGCAAAGGAGGGCGAGTGAGGCTCTCGAGCGAGTATCTGCAGCCTCAAGGGAGGCTCCGCATCCGTTTGGTGAGCGCCGAGGCCTTCTACCCATCTCACTGCGATCCGCGGCACATTCACTGCTGTGTCTCCCTCCGGTTGCGCCCCGGGCTCAGACAGAGGCAGCGCAGCGCCGTGGTGAAGCGGAGCCGGGACCCCATTTTCAACGAGGATTTCTTCTTCGAAGGCCTTTCGGTTGACGATCTCCCCCGGCTGAGCCTCAGACTCAAGGTGCTCAACAAAGGCTCCGGGATGCGGAGGGACGCCGTGTTAGGCGAGTGCGACATCCCGCTCGATTCGCTCTTGCCCTGA